In Pseudomonas saponiphila, the genomic stretch CCTGCCGCGCAGAGTCCTGGCGCGAGGACGTGGCAACACCGCGGTTCCGATAACGCTGTCAGAACCGAGCGCGGGCCAATCTAGTACTTTTGTCCGACAGGAATATTGATCTGGGCCAAGCAAAGGGTTGCGCCCCGCCCTGACACACAGCCCTGGCGCGCCCCAGAACCGGGACGCCGGGCACAAAAAAGTGCCGGTGTCAATTCTTTCGCGCAAATCAAGAAGGACTTGAAACCGTATATGGGACAGTAGGTTAGCTCCTTTCGGGGCCGCTTAGAAGAAGAGCGGCGTTGTCGGCTAGGAGCGACATAGGAGCGTTGGGAGAGAAAGCCGCATCGCACTGTGTAGTGCTGGATTGCCGAGGAACGGCGGGCCTGTCGCATCATCATAGCCCAACAGGCTCGGCGGCATCCAGAATGAAGAACGCGCAGCCTGGGCTGCGCGTTCGATGGATGCCGTTGAATAGCATGCGGTGCAATCATGGCGGCTTCGGTGGTGTGCTGCGGGTCGCCGTGCCCTTCCTGAATCCTCGATCCCCCGCCATGAACGCTTCCAGCATATGCGGGATCAGCGTCGCCGCATCAACGGCCTCGCCATACGCCTGCGCGTGTAGCGCGGCGTAGCGGTCGAGGTCGACTTTCAAGCTGGTCGGGCAAACGAAAGTCAGCTTGGTGCTCTCGGTCTTCGGCAGCGGGCCGAGCCGCAGCTTCTTGGTCGTGCTCATCGTGAAGTCCCCCGGTTGAAGAACAGCGGCTGGTACGGCCGCAGCACCAGATCCCGGTTGACGATGATGCGAACCGGCAGGCCCGGCCGTTGCGTTAAGGTCGGCTGGATGTTGAGGTTGCGCCGGGTCATCTCCTGGCCGACCTGATTGATGCTGTCCTGCGCGCTGTCGCGCCCAGCGATGATGACGCGATCACCATCCTGCCGGTTCTCCGGCGCGGCCAGCTCGGCACCGACGCCCAGCAGCGTGGTGAGTGCCGCACCGGCAAAGATGCGGCCCCAGTGGTAGTCCACATCGTCCTCCAGCCCGGCATAGCCGGCTGGGTCGGTGCCGGCCAGGTTGTCGAGCGTGAGCGAAGACGTGTCCGGCAGGATGATCCGGTTCCAGACGACTTGAACGCGGCTCTGCCCGTAGCTGACCTGGCTGTTGTATTTGCCCAGGATGCGCGAACCCTGCGGAATCAGCAGGAAGCGCCCGGTGGCTGTGTCATAGACCGGCTCCGTCACCGTGGCGATCACGTCGCCGGGCAAGTCCGACTTGATGCCCGTCACCAAGGCACCTGCGACCACTGTTCCGGCCATAACCTGATACGGCGAAATTGGCAGAGTCAGATTGCCGGAATTACGGGTTTCAGTGGGGCCAGCTTTCATGAAAGCCTCTTTCTGGTCTTGCCGGTTTTGCACCGCTGTCGGGTCAGCAGGTTGGGCCGCCGTGGAGGCCGGCCCGGCCGCCAGCGGGTCAAACGCCGCATTGGCGGCGAAGCCCGGCGCAGCGGCCACCTGTGTCTGCGCTACCGGCGCCGCATTCTGCCCACCCGAGCGGAAGAACACGGACGAGGCCGCGGCCGCCTCGGCTTCTTTTCGCAGGGCATCGTTCGGGTCGTGACCGGGGGCCGCGTAGGCAGCCGTCGCCGGTTGCTGCGACTTCACGATAGCCGGGCCAAGATCGCCCGGCAGCGGTGGCCCTAGTTCGGGAACGGCAGGCAGCAACGCCGGCGGCAGCTTGGAATAGTCCGTCGGCAGCGCATCCAGTCCTTCCGACTTTGACACGCGATCGACGTTGTAAAGCTCGGTCTGCTCGCCTGTGCTGCGTCGATGAGGTTGCAGCGACCACATCAGCGCGCCGAGCACGGCGACCGCTAGGACGCCGGCAAGGATGGCCAGCGAGCGCCGGTTCAGGCGTGTGACTGGACGCGGCTGGGCGCGCAGCGCCACTGCCTCCGGCGCCACCTTGTCCGCCTGCGGCGCGGCAAGGTCGGGAGTGTCATCCTGGCTCATGGTCAGTTCCTCCGTGCAACACCATCGGTGCGCTCGATCCGCACCACGTCGCCGCCATCGCCGCCCAGCCGCAGTTCGGCCGCGCCGAACAGGCGATCCACGACGTAGTACGGCGAGCGAAAACGGTAGTTCACCAGTTGCCCGTCGCCCTGCGCGCCGATGACAAACAGCGGCGGCAGCTCGCCCTGGGCGATGCCCGGCGGGAACTGGATATAGACCTTCTCTCCATCATCGAAGGCGCGCAGAGGCTTCCACGGCGGGTTGCTGCCCGATACCGCGTAGCGGAAGCGGATCTTGTCCAGCGACAGGCCCGTATCGACAGGCGTTGTTGCCTGCGCTGCCTGCGCCTGGCGCTGCAACGCGAGCATTCGGTCTTTCGGATAGTCCCAGGACACCGACGCCATCCATGCCCTCTCGGTCGAGGTCAGCTCCAGCAGGTAGGTGCGCCGACTGGTGGTGATGACGAGATTGGTTTTCAGACCGGAGCGGATAGGCTTGACCAGCACATTGACGCGCAGATCGGCCCCGCCGCCGCTGGACGTGTCGCCCACGATCCAGCGCACGGTATCGCCGGCGGCGACCGTTACCAGTTCCTCGCCCGGTTGAAGCGAAACCACCGTCACGCGCCCCGGCGACGCATAGACCTGATAAAGCGCGCCATCGGTGAACGGCCACACCTGAATCGCGTTGACGTAGCCCTCACGGGTAGGCGCGATACGCGCTTCTGCATTGGCACGGGAAACGCGCACCTTTTC encodes the following:
- the trbG gene encoding P-type conjugative transfer protein TrbG, producing MKLRFRLYVVPLTLLALAGCASQGKPPPSISLDETVLAQPLPEPPKPVEVVAVPEPLALPAQLKPLPELDEAPVAPEPADEKVRVSRANAEARIAPTREGYVNAIQVWPFTDGALYQVYASPGRVTVVSLQPGEELVTVAAGDTVRWIVGDTSSGGGADLRVNVLVKPIRSGLKTNLVITTSRRTYLLELTSTERAWMASVSWDYPKDRMLALQRQAQAAQATTPVDTGLSLDKIRFRYAVSGSNPPWKPLRAFDDGEKVYIQFPPGIAQGELPPLFVIGAQGDGQLVNYRFRSPYYVVDRLFGAAELRLGGDGGDVVRIERTDGVARRN
- a CDS encoding TrbI/VirB10 family protein, translated to MSQDDTPDLAAPQADKVAPEAVALRAQPRPVTRLNRRSLAILAGVLAVAVLGALMWSLQPHRRSTGEQTELYNVDRVSKSEGLDALPTDYSKLPPALLPAVPELGPPLPGDLGPAIVKSQQPATAAYAAPGHDPNDALRKEAEAAAASSVFFRSGGQNAAPVAQTQVAAAPGFAANAAFDPLAAGPASTAAQPADPTAVQNRQDQKEAFMKAGPTETRNSGNLTLPISPYQVMAGTVVAGALVTGIKSDLPGDVIATVTEPVYDTATGRFLLIPQGSRILGKYNSQVSYGQSRVQVVWNRIILPDTSSLTLDNLAGTDPAGYAGLEDDVDYHWGRIFAGAALTTLLGVGAELAAPENRQDGDRVIIAGRDSAQDSINQVGQEMTRRNLNIQPTLTQRPGLPVRIIVNRDLVLRPYQPLFFNRGTSR
- a CDS encoding DUF2274 domain-containing protein, which translates into the protein MSTTKKLRLGPLPKTESTKLTFVCPTSLKVDLDRYAALHAQAYGEAVDAATLIPHMLEAFMAGDRGFRKGTATRSTPPKPP